The Neoasaia chiangmaiensis sequence CTATGGCGGCACGACCCGCGGCCCCCTGCGGGTGGACGGCATCCTGCATGACGCCGAGACGGTCGGGGACGAACCGTTGCTGCTGGCCCAGGTCGCGCCCACATGGGTCGGACGCGATCGCGCCGCCACCGCGCAGGAGGCCGTCGCCGCCGGTGCCGACTGCCTGATTCTCGACGACGGATTGCAAAACCACACACTCCATCAGGACATGCGCATCGTCACCGTGGATGGCGCGACCGGCTTCGGCAACGGAAAGCTCTTTCCAGCCGGCCCGCTGCGCGAACCCGTTGCCGCCGGGCTCTCCCGGGCGGACGCCATCGTCATGATCGGACGCGATGACACGCGGCTTCGGGACAATCTGCCCGCCCAGATTCCCTATGCCGTGGCGCGGCTGGTCCCGGGACCGGAGATTCGCCGACTACAGGGCCGCCGGGTCATCGCGTTCGCCGGTATCGCCCGCCCCACCAAGTTTTTCGACACCTTGACGGAGGCCGGCATCCAGCCCCTCCGCTGCCTGTCCTTCCCGGATCACCATCGCTACGGCGAGCGGGACCTGAAGCGTCTGGCAAGATTACGCCTGCAGGAAGGCGTCACCCTGGTCACGACCGCCAAGGATGCCGTGAAATTGCCCGCATGGCTGCGCCAGCAGGTCACCGTCATCAATATCGAACTTCTCTGGAGCGATCCGGGCGCGCCGGAGGAATTGCTGAACCGTCTCTGGATCGAGAACGCCGCCGCATGACGCGTGTTCGCCGCTTTCTCCATCGCGCGGAATTTCTGCTGGCGCATACTCTGATCTTCGGCATCCGCCGTGTCTCGCCGGATCGCGCATCCACCATCGGCGGCACTGTCACACGCGCCATCGGCCCCTTGCTGCCGGTCTCCCGCGTCGCGGACGCCAATCTCCGCCTTGCCCTGCCACAACTGAACCGCGTGCAACGGCGAGGCGTCATCGCCGCGGCGTGGGAAAATCTGGGGCGCACCGTCGCCGAATTTCCGCATCTCGGCGCGCTTCGGGAGAATACGCCGAAAGGTCCGGGATGGTCGGTGCGCAACAGCCACATCCTGAAAGAGGCCGCCGAACGTGGCGGCCCGGTGATCTTCGTTTCCGGCCATATCGGCAATTGGGAAATCATGCCGCTGGCGGTGGCGCGATACGGACTGCCCTTCGCATCCTTCTACCGCGCCGCCGGCAATCCCCTGATCGATGGGCTGATCCGCTCGCTGCGTCAGGACGCCATGAAAATGGCGCTGCCCAATTTCCCCAAAGGTGCGCAAGGCGCACGCCAGGCTTTGCGACATCTCGCCAAGGGCGGCCATCTGGGCATTCTGGCCGATCAGAAAATGAATGACGGCATCGAAGCGGAATTCTTCGGCCTGCGCGCCATGACCGCCTCGGCCGCGGCGACTTTCGCACTGCGTTACCAATGCCCCGTCATCACCGGCTATGTGCGGCGCCTCGGGCCCGCGCGCCTGGAACTGGTCGTGGAGCCCATGCTGACGATCGAGGCGACCGCCGACCGGCAGTCGGACATCGCGCGTGTGACACAGGCCCTCAACGACCGGATCGAAAGTGCCATACGCTGCGATCCCGGCGCGTGGCTATGGCTTCATCGGCGCTGGCCGAAGGACCTCATGCCGAAACCCGGCCAGCGCACATGACGCAGCGGTGCATGCATATGCAGGGCTGAAGCTGCACCATTGCATTTTCGACATAGGAGC is a genomic window containing:
- the lpxK gene encoding tetraacyldisaccharide 4'-kinase → MNPPEFWTQDRTSLRARLLTPLSSITQGIGLWRARRAAPVLAGVPVLCCGNLTMGGAGKTTLALDLGRRLKAQGHRPHFLTRGYGGTTRGPLRVDGILHDAETVGDEPLLLAQVAPTWVGRDRAATAQEAVAAGADCLILDDGLQNHTLHQDMRIVTVDGATGFGNGKLFPAGPLREPVAAGLSRADAIVMIGRDDTRLRDNLPAQIPYAVARLVPGPEIRRLQGRRVIAFAGIARPTKFFDTLTEAGIQPLRCLSFPDHHRYGERDLKRLARLRLQEGVTLVTTAKDAVKLPAWLRQQVTVINIELLWSDPGAPEELLNRLWIENAAA
- a CDS encoding lysophospholipid acyltransferase family protein, producing MTRVRRFLHRAEFLLAHTLIFGIRRVSPDRASTIGGTVTRAIGPLLPVSRVADANLRLALPQLNRVQRRGVIAAAWENLGRTVAEFPHLGALRENTPKGPGWSVRNSHILKEAAERGGPVIFVSGHIGNWEIMPLAVARYGLPFASFYRAAGNPLIDGLIRSLRQDAMKMALPNFPKGAQGARQALRHLAKGGHLGILADQKMNDGIEAEFFGLRAMTASAAATFALRYQCPVITGYVRRLGPARLELVVEPMLTIEATADRQSDIARVTQALNDRIESAIRCDPGAWLWLHRRWPKDLMPKPGQRT